The Cetobacterium somerae sequence TACTTGTAGCAGTGGCAGTAAGTGCTAAAATTTGCGGTCGTTGATTGATTTTATTTAAAAAATCTGGAATTTCTAGATAACTTTTTCTAAAGTCATGTCCCCATTGAGAAATACAGTGAGCTTCATCAACAGCAATCATAGATAGTTGTATATTTTTTATAAAGTTTATAAATTTTTCATTTGCTAATCTTTCTGGTGCAATATAAAGAATTTTGATACTTTTATTTCTAATTCCTTGAACTAATTTAAGATATTCCTCTTTACTCAGTGTAGAGTTTAAAAATCCAGCTCTTACACCTAAATATTTTAAAGAATCTACTTGATCTTTCATTAAGGAGATAAGAGGAGAGATAACAATGGTAAGGTGAGGATAAATTAAAGCTGGAATTTGATAGCAGATAGATTTTCCACCACCAGTTGACATAACACCTAAAGTATCTTTTTTAGAAAGGATATTATTTATAATTATATCTTGTCCTTTTCTAAAATTTTCATATCCATAAATAGTTTTTAGTAACTCTTTTGCTTTTGTTTTCATAACTTCCTTTCTTTTTAAAAGTTAATTTCTTAATAGATTTTATCACAATAAAGATATTTTTTATATAAATAATATTCAATTTTATTAAAAATCATAGTAAAATATAATAAGCATAAAAAATGGAGGAAAAAATGATTTTAGTAAAATATGAGGATTTGTTGAAGGAGAAGAACTACACTTTAATAGATGTAAGAACTCCAAAAGAGTTTAAAGAAGAGCCTATTCCAGGAGCTATAAATATACCATTACTTTTAGATGAAGAGAGAGTAGATGTTGGAACTGCTTATAAACAAGTTTCACCTGAAAAAGCTAAAGAGTTAGGGGTTGAAGCTATTGCAAAAAGATTACCTGATATATTTAGAGAGGTTCAAAAACATGCTAAAGGTAGACTAGCATTTTATTGCGCTCGTGGTGGAATGAGAAGTGGATCTATGTCAGCTTTATTTGAAGCTTTAGGATATACAACTTGGAAGTTAGAAGGAGGATATAGAGCTTATAGACAGTATATTTTAGAGAATATAAAAACTTATAATAAAGATGTAAAGTATATTATTTTACATGGAAAAACAGGGATAGGAAAAACAAAAATTTTACAGCAATTGGAGAATAAGGGATATTCAGTTTTAGATTTAGAAAAAATAGCTAATCACAAGGGCTCATTTTTTGGTGGAGTTTGTGAAAAAGAGGAGCAGAGTCAGAAAAAATTTGATTCTTTAATATTTGACTATTTTTATAAAAATAAACCTCAATATGTAATTGCAGAAAGTGAAAGTAAAAGAATTGGAAATGTATATGTTCCTGAAGATGTATTTCAATCTTTAGGTAATGGAGTACATTTATCATTAGAAACAACAATAAAAAATAGAGTAGAAGTAATAAGAGAAGATTACGCAGGAGCAACAATAGATGAACTTCAAAAATGTTTAGATAAAGTAGGGAGATATATTGGTAAAGAAAAATATGAAGAATACTCTCAAATGTTAAAAGATAATAAAATAGATGAACTTTCAGAAGTATTAATGTTAGATTACTATGATCCTCTTTATCAAAAGAGTATTGAAAAGTATACATATGATTCAGAGATATTTTATGAAACTATAGATGAGGGAGTAGAGAAAGTGGTGAGATATCTAAATGAAAAAGGTATTTTTGGAAAAGAGGTCACTGAATAAAATATTTATAGTTTTAGCATCGTTTGCTTTAGCTGTTTTAATATATTTACTTTTTAGAAGTAGAAAGCTTTTTTACTATCAAATTGTAGAGTTGATGAATTTAGATTCTCATGTTGGATCAATAAGAAAAGTAGTATGGGTTTATAGGAAACATATACCTAATTGGGTAATATATTCCTTACCAGATGGGTTATGGTTATTTTCAATGGGTGTATCCATTTTACATAATAGAGTTTTTTACAAAAAGGCTCAAAATATATTTAATATAATATTCTTTACTATGATTGGAATAGAAGTATTTCAAGGAATCTATGGAGGGCATGGTACTTTTATAGGAACCTTTGATGGAGCAGATGTAATCTGCTATACAATAGGATACATAATGGCCTCTATACTGGGGTATTTAAGTTGGGTTAAAAATTCTAAAGAGATAAAAATTCAAAATGAAGATGAAATTTTAAAAAAAGAAAGGAAAAAAATCCTAATAATTGTAATTGTATTTACAATATTAGGATTCTTTCCAGCTTTAGTTACTTAATTATCTTAAAGTAATTATATTATCTTCTAAAGATTCAATAATAGCAAGGGATTCTAAATGGATTCCTTGCTCTTTTAATATAGTTCCACCTGGTTGGAATCCTTTTTCAATAACAATTCCAACACCCTCTAGAGAAGCTCCAGCTTGATCAATTATATTTTTAAGTCCAATAATAGCATTTCCCATAGCTAAAAAATCATCAACAACAAGAATACGATCTTCAGATGATAAAAACTCTTTAGAAACAGTTATATTATAGTCTGTTTTCTTTGTAAAAGAGTGAACATTTGCGTTATATGCATCTCCCATAGTAGAAGGTTTCTTTTTCTTAGCAAAAACCATAGGAACTTTGAAAGCATAAGCAGCAGCTATACCAATAGCAATTCCAGAAGCTTCTATTGTAAGAATTTTATTTATATTTTTTCCTTCAAAACGTTTTTTTAATTCTTCTCCAATCTCTATCATTAAAACAGGATCAATTTGATGGTTGATAAAGCTATCTACTTTTAAAATAGAGCTATCAGTAACTGACCCGTATTTTTCAATATATTCTTTTAATAATTTCATATTTGTTCCTCCAACATTTCTAATTTTTTTAAATCATTTTGTGTATCTATATCAAAAAACTCCAAAGAGTTTTTAAAATTACATTTTATAAAGTTTTCTTTTTTTAAAATTTCACGTCCTCCACTATCACCTTTGAGCTTGATAAGTTCATTACGATAACGCTTTGGAAAAAGTACAGGAGCCTTTTTATTTCCATCGATAAATGGAACTATAATTTGATTATATTTTTGAAATTCATATATCAATTTTAATAGAGTACTCTTTGTTAGGAAGGGCATATCTCCTGGAATAAATAGATAACCAGATAAAGATGAGTTTAAAGTTCCTAATATAACAGAGTAACTTTGACCAAGCTCAGGATTAGGATTGATTATATAGGTGTAGCCATAATTATGACTTAGCTCATCATGAAAAGAGTTTTTTCCAATAAGTATTTTCTCTTTAAAATTTATTTGAGAGATATTTAAAAGAGTTTGCTCTAATATGGTTTTTCCATTAATTAATTTAAAATTCAATTTATCGCCTAAAAATCTTTTTGAAAAACCTGCTGCTAAAACAATTGGTGTAATATTTTTAAAAGAAAAGAATTCATTTTTAAAAATAGATCCAAAATAGATTTTAGAGGTAATATTAACTTTATTTACAATATTAAAAAACTCTTCAAATAAATCAATAGATTCAATTTTATTAAAAAATAGTATTTTTTCATTTGAAGTTCCTTTAAAAAAGGTATTTGAATTAATATAACCTATATAATCATTTTTTTCAATAGTTTTATTAGAATTAAAATATTGCTTTTGAAAAAGGTCAAATCTATGAATAGTATTTTCATTTTTCTCTTTATGTAAAGCTGTTATATCAATAATAGCGATAGTTTTAGTAGAAGCAGGATAAATTACAGGCTCATTATTCTTCCACCCTTTTAAAGCTTTATTAGCACTTCCATCAGCCTCTATTAAAATAAAATCAAAACGATTTTTAAATTTGTTTAACTCTTCAAAAGAAGCACTATCGATTTTATCATTTTCAATCTTTGGACAAAAAATGTGTATAAAATTATCCTGAGGAGATATAAAATCTATCTCCTCAGGATATATGAAAATAAAACTATTATTTTCTGTGGTCTCTGGTTTAAATATTTTAGTGGTTGTAGCTATTAAGACAGTTCCTCTTTTTTTTAATTGATTTGCCAGATAAAACATTAAGGAAGTTTTACCACCGGCTCCAGTAATAGATATAATATCTCCTTTAGTGATATTAAAAAGTTCTGACATGAAAATCTCCTCCCACTTTGAATAGTTTTAGATATCTAAAATTCCCATTAAAACTTTTTCAGATGTTACAGGTAAATTTCTAACTCTAACTTTAGTTGCGTTATATACAGCATCTACAATAGCAGGAGCAGGAGTATTTACAACAACTTCACCAACAGATTTAGCTCCAAAAGGCCCTGTTTTTTCATAAGAGTTTGAAAATTCAACTCTTATATTTTTACAATCAAGTCTAGAAGGAATTTTATATTGCATTAAAGAGTCGGTCATAACTCTTCCCTTTTTATCATACTTAATATCTTCAAAAAGAGCAAGTCCTATTCCTTGAGCAGCTCCACCTTCAACTTGAACTTGAACTAAGTTTGGATTGATAGGAGTTCCACAATCTACAACAGAAAGGTAGTCAGTAACTTCAACTTCTCCTGTTAAAGTATCTACTTCGACCTCAGCAAATCCTGCAATAAATGGTGGTGGAGAAGTTTCTCCTCCCCAAGTTCCAGTTGTAGTAATTTGATTCATTCCCTCAAAAGAGATAGAACGTTGTGCAAACTCTTCTAAAGAGATAATTTTATCAGCTATTTTTAGCTCAGTTCCAAGATAATCAATATCACCAATTTCAACATTGAACATTTTAGATGCACCTTTTAAAATTTCCTCTTTCATATTATTTGCAGCAATAATAACAGCATTTCCAGTAACATAAGTACCACTAGATGCATATGCTCCAGGATCATATGGAGATAAATCAGTATCAGCTGAATGAATAGAGATTCTATCCATAGGAACTTCTAAAACTTCAGCAGCCATTTGAGTAAGAACAGTATCACATCCTTGTCCCATATCAGTAACTCCAACCATAAGATTAAAATCACCTCTATCTCCAAGCTTTATTGTTGCAGCAGCAGTATCAATACCACCAATTCCAGATCCTTGCATTGTAACAGCCATTCCAGCAGCTCTAATTTTATTAGGAGCTACTTCCCTAGGGATTGATTTTTCTGCCCAATTAAATTTTTCTTTACCAATTTCAATGCATTTTTTAATATCACCACTTGTAATATATTTTCCTTCACCTGGTTCAACAAGATTTTTCATCCTAACTTCAGTAGGATCAAGCTTCAGATGATGAGCTAATTCATTAATAATAGATTCTACAGCAAAAGTTCCTTGAGTAGCTCCATATCCTCTAAAAGCACCAGCATTCATGGTGTTAGAATAAACAATATTAGCATTAAATCTCATAGGCACAGTATCGTAAAGAGGAAAAGTTTTATATGAAACAAGAGAAGTAACTGTAGGAGCGTGCTCACCGTAAGCGCCAGCATTTGATAAGACATTTATATCAATAGCTTTGATGTTTCCATTTGTATCTGCTCCAATTTTTACATCAAGTTTCATCCCGTGTCTTGTAGTTGTACAAGTATGTGTTTCTTTTCTGTTGTATACTATTTTAGATGGTTTTCCTGTTTTTAAAGTAACAAAAGCTGAATAAATTTCACAAACAGCTGTTTGCTTACCACCAAAACCACCACCTATTCTAGGTTTAATAACTCTTATTTTACTACTAGGCATCTCTAAAGCTCTAGCTAAGTGTCTTCTAACATGAAATGGAATTTGTGTTGAACTTACTGTTGTCAATCTACCATTAACATCAAAGTAACTATAAGACCTATAAGTCTCCATCATAGCATGCATTTGCGGTTGAGTATAGTATGTTCTTTCAAGAATAATATCACTATTTTGAAATCCTTCATCAACACCAGGTTTTTCAGCATAAGCTTTAGAGGCTATATTTCTCTCTCTTTCATAACCAATTTCAAAATTAGTATGAACTTCTTCTGGGTGAATAATAATATGAGAATCAATAGATTTTTCAAAGTCTAAAATCGGTTCTAAAACTTCATATTGAACTTTAATTAGTTTCATAGCTTTATCAGCAGCTCTTTCATCTTCAGCAGCTATAATAGCTACAGGATCTCCGACATATCTAACATATTCATCAAGAATTCTTCTATCATATGGAGATGGTTCAGGGAAACTTTGTCCAGCTAAGGTAAATCTAGTTTTAGGAGTATCATTATGTGTAAAGATAGCTTCAACACCAGGAACCTTTAAAGCTATTGATACATCAATAGCTTTAATTTTAGCAAAAGGATGAGGTGATCTTAATAATTTTATAGTTAAAACATTATTATTTAAAATTAAATCTTCAGTATAAGCAGGATTTCCTGTAACAACTCCTATACCATCAACTTTCTTAACTGATGTATTAACAATTTTCATTTTTTATCTCCTCCATAAAATTTCTAATTGCTCTAAGTTGAGATACATATCCGCTACATCTACAAAGATTTCCATTTAAATAATGCATAATTTCCTCATCAGTAGGGTCTTGTAATTCTTTAATCATTGCAATAACAGTTAATGTAAATCCAGGAGAACAAAAACCACATTGTTCAGCCCCTTCGCTAGTCATAAAAGAAGCAAATTTTTTAGCTTCTACTGGAAAATGTTCAATTGTAGAAATTTGTTTTCCTTGTGCTCTAGCTGCAAGAGTGCTACAAGAAAGTATAGGAGAACCATTTAAAAGAACTGTACATAAACCACAAGCTCCAGTGTCACAACCTCTTTTAACACTAAGGTATCCTTCTTTTCTTAAAACATCAAGTAGATAATCGTCATCTTTTATAAGAATCTCTTTTTTTCTACCATTTATAGTAGTTGTTAATAACATTAATTTAAAACCTCCTGAATTCCTTTTCTAAGTAATGCTGCTAGAAGAAGTTCTCTATAAGACTTTGAACCTCTCATATTTGAATCTAAAGGAATTTCATTTCCAATATATTTCATAGCATTGATAATTTCATTTTCAATATTTTCACTATGGTTAAAAATGTCCATAGTTTTTCTAGCTAATATAGCTTTTCCAGGTCTTGATCCAACAGAAATAGTTACACTATTATCAGATTTACAAATAGCTAAATTTATAATAGAATAATCAGTTTTACTTTTTCTTACACATTGAAAAGATGTTTTATAAACTTTTTTAGGTATTAAAATTTCTACTAGTATATCTCTTCTAATATCTGATTCATTTAAAAATGACTCTAATGTTAAGATACCACCATTGAAAAGTTTAACTTTACTACCTAAAGCAAGTAAAACTGGAATTAAATCAGAGAAACCATACTTACTAAAAACTGTTGCTCCAACAGTTACATTTGTTCTAAATTGTACACCAATAATATCCTTTAAAGCAGTATTAAAAATTTCTCCAAAATAATCTTTTAAAAGAGAGTTTGTTTCAAGAGATCTAAAATTAGTCATAGCTCCAATTGAAATAAAATCCTCTTTTTCTAAAATGTAATTTAGATTTAAATTTGATAAATCAATAGCTGTATTCCAAGAGGTATTTCCCATTCTTAAATAAGAAGTTCCACCTAGAATAATATTTTTTTTATTTTTTAAAAGTTCTGAATAAGCTTCTTCAAGAGAAGAGGCTAGAAAAAATTTTGAAAAAGAAAACAAGTTAAAACCTCCAATTAATCTAATTTATTAAGCAACTTTTTTGGCTAATTTAGCTTCTTCAGTTACTTTTTCTTCAACTGTTTCATTCTCTGGAGGTAAAATTATATTTAAGAATACAGCAATTGTACCAGAAACAACAATTCCAGATCCACCAAATATAAGTTTTATACTTTCAGGGAAAACAGTTAGAGCCTCAGGAACATTTCCAAGGCCATATCCAAGCCCTAACGAAACAGCTAATATAACAGAATTTCTACCTTTTAAAGGTTCTTTAGTAATTAAATTGATACCACTTATTGAAATCATAGCAAAGACCATAACTAAACTTCCACCAATAACACTAGCAGGAATAATTGTGAAAAGAGCACCTATTTTAGGGATAAAAGCTCCAACAACTAGGAACATAGCTCCAGTCGCAACAACAAATCTACTCATAATACCAGTCATAGCAATAATACCAGTATTTTGGCTAAAAGATGTAGTAGGTAAAACAGAGAATACTGCAGCTAAAGCACTTCCAAGTCCATCAGCAAGGATTCCACCTGACAGTTCTTTATCAGTTGTTTCTCTACCAGCACCACCCATAGTAACTCCAGACATATCTCCAACAGTTTCAACAGCAGAAACGATAAACATTAAAATCATAGCTAAAATAGCATCAAAATGAAATGCAAATCCAAACATTAAAGGTCTAGGTACAGTAAGATAGTCAGCTTGAATAAGGGGTTGTAAATTTACTTTCCCAAATATTAAAGCTACTATAAAACCAACAATTGTTCCAATGAATATAGAACCAGTACTTAAGATACCTTTTGTAAATTGTTTAAAGAAAACAACAGTAATAAGAACAACCGTTCCAATAAGTAAATTTTCAATAGAACCAAAATCTGGAGCACCAACACCGCCAGCAAAGCTTTTAATCCCAACAGGTAAAAGAGAAAGACCGATAGAAAGAACAACAACACCTGTAACAATAGGTGGAAAAAACTTTCTTACCCTTTTTATAATAAGACCTAAAAGTCCTTCAAAAATTCCTCCAATTAATGCAGCACCTAATACTCCTTCAAAACCATATCTTGTTCCAATAGAGATAGCAACAGGAACAAAAGCAAAACTAGTTCCAACAACAATAGGTAGTTTAGCTCCAATAGGACCAAGAGTATATGCTTGAATTAAAGTGTTTAACCCTGCAACAAACATTGAAGCTTGAATAAGAAGCGTTTTTTGCTCAGATGAAATTCCTAAAACACCAGCAACGATTATGATAGGTGTAATGTTACTTACAAACATTGCTAAAATATGTTGTAAACCTAAAGGTAAAGCTGTTTTTAACTCTGGAACTCCATCTAAGTGATAAGGTGATCTGTTTTTTTTCATTGATAATAATCCTCCTAAAATTCTTTTTTGAATTTTACTCAAATATATATTTGGGATTAAACTATTGTAGAAAATAAAAAAGATTATCCTTTTTCATCTTCTACAAGTGAAAAATAGATAATCTAAAAAAACTAGACTAAAAAATCTATTTATTTCACCCATAGTGGCTAATTTAAGGTTAGCCGTAGAAACTTCCGACCGTATTACGGATATATATGAGTAATTCTTTAATTTCCTTTGAATTTACTTCAAAGGTATTACATACTATATTTAAAACTTGCCCTTAAAAATAAACTAATAAATGAATTAATCAAATTTTAGTGAATTTAAGAACGTTTACTTAGGAAAAATGATACCATAATTTAGTTAACTTTTCAATATTTTTTTACTAAGTCGACAAAGGTGAAATTTAATTAATTAAAGCAAAAATAATGATTAACAAATTATTTTATATAAAAAGTTTGACAAACGAATTATTTTGTTATAAACTATCAAAGTAAATGCTGTTATTTACGCCAACCAAAAAATTAGTTAAAAATTGAAGACCCTTCCCAAGGTCTTCTTTTTTACATTGATTTACTTTATTGTTTGTTTTGACAATTATATATTTTAAGAATATACTAAGTGTAACCAAAACTAATATAAGGGGGCTTTTTATGAACTATATACAGTTAAGTGAAAAATTAAAGATGTCAAAAATAGCATTAGGATTTTGGCGTTTAAATGATTGGGGAATGTCCAAAGAAGAGTTATCAGAATATTTAGAAAAAGCAATTGATTTAGGTGTTACAACATTTGATCATGCAGATATTTATGGCCGTTATACTTGTGAAAAAATTTTTGGAGAGGTTTTAGGTTTAAAACCAGAGTTAAGAGCAAAAATGCAATTAGTAAGCAAAGTTGGAATAAAATTAGTATCAGAGAATATGCCTGAAAATACATATCATTGTTATGATACAAGCTATGAACATATAGTTAAAAGTGTAGAAAAATCTTTAAAAAATTTAAATACAGATTATTTAGATTTAGTATTGATTCATAGACCTGATATGTATATGGATGCTGATGAAACAGCCAGAGCTTTAACTGATTTAAGAAAGGCTGGGAAAGTTTTAGAATGGGGAGTTTCTAATTTTTTACCATCGGATTTTAATCTTTTACAAAGTAGATTGGATTTCAAACTTGTTACTAATCAAATAGAGCTATCACCATTAAAAACACAACATTTTTATGATGGAACAATAAACTTAATGCAGGAAAAAAGAGTTCCTATAATGGTTTGGTCTCCTTTAGCAGGTGGGGAAATCTTTATTTCTGGGGATGAAAATGCAGTAGAGTTAAGAAAAGTTTTAGAGAGATTATCTAAAAAATACAATTGTAAGTCTGATACGATAATCTATGCTTGGCATTTATCTCATCCCGCAAATTTAATACCAATTTGTGGAAGTGGAAAGATAGAAAGGTTAGAGTCTGCTGTGAAAGCGTGTAATATAAAATTGACAAGAGAAGAGTGGTTTGAAATATTAGTAAACGGAATGGGAAATGATATTCCATAAAATTATAGAAATAAAAAAGCCTTACTATATAAGAAATATAGTAGGGCTTTTTACTTAAAGTGTATTTTTTGTTGTTTCTCTTAAGATTAAAGAAAAAGGAACTGTTATTTTTAGTGGCATTGTTCTATTGCTCTCGATTTTATCTTTTAAAATTCTTACAGCTTCTTTTCCCATTAAATCTGAATGAATTTTAATTGTTGAAAGAGCAGGATATGTAAAACTTGATGCTGGAATATCATTTATACTTATAATAGCAATCTTATTAGGAATTTCTATTTTATTTTCATTTAAAGCTTTTAAAACTCCAATAGCAATAGAATCGTTAGCAATAAAAAGAGCATCAGGTAAATTGTTATTATCAATCATAGTTTTAGCAAGATTATAACCAGAGCTACTAGAAAAATCTCCAACATAGAAGTTATCTTCATCCACGACTTTTTTAAGAAGAGAATATTTTATAAAAGCTTCCTCTCTCTCATCTAAAACATTTTCAAAATCTCGACCGCCAATATAACCAATTTTTTTATAATTACATTGTATAAAAAAATCTACGATGCATTCTGAAATTTCTTTTAAGTCAGCAGTAATACAATCAAATTCTCTATTATTACAAGAATCTATAAAAATTATATTACTAGATATTTTTTGTATTTTTTTTATTTGAATATCATTGAATTGTCCAATACATAAAACCCCATCATATTTTTTTTCTACAGAACCGATATTACTATTATAAATTTTATCAAGATTTATATCCAAGATTTTGCACTCTTCTTCAATAGCAAATCGAATTGACAGATAGTAGGGATCATTAAATTCAAGCTCTTCACTATAGTTAAAAAGAGCTAAAAAGTTAATTTGTTCCTGTAAATTTATTTTTGAGGATATTTTATATCCAATTTTCTCAGCTACTTCTAAAACCTTTCTTTTTGTTTCATCTTTAACAGATAATGTAGAATCATTATTTAAAATTCTTGAAACAGTAGCAGAAGATAATCCTGTTAGGTTTGAAATTTCCTTTAAAGTTGCCATGAAACCTCCTAGTTATTATATATTCTTGTATATATAATAACATATTTTTTTATTGTTGCAATAATTAAAAAAGTTTTTAGTAAAAAATTTAGTAAAATGTTTACTAAAAAAATTGACAAAGGTGACTAAAAGTTGTATACTCGATTCATGTAACAAAAAAACTTTAAAAGCACTTAATTGGGAGGTTATATATAAAATATGAACAATTGGGAAAACGTTAAAAAAACTAATGAAAATAGAATGGGAGAAAGAGCATACTTTTTTAGTTATAAAAATAAAGAGATAGCTAGAACATATCAAAGAGATAGAAGTAGAAGTTTTATGCTTTTAAATGGGCAGTGGAACTTTAAATATTTTGAAAATCCATTTTTAGTACCAGAAGAATTTTATGATAAAGAGATAGAAGATTTTGGAAAAATAAATGTTCCAAATATGTGGCAATTTGAGGGACATGGAAAGCTTCAGTATACAGATGAAGGATTTCCTTTTCCAATAGATATACCATTTGTTCCAAC is a genomic window containing:
- a CDS encoding aldo/keto reductase, with product MNYIQLSEKLKMSKIALGFWRLNDWGMSKEELSEYLEKAIDLGVTTFDHADIYGRYTCEKIFGEVLGLKPELRAKMQLVSKVGIKLVSENMPENTYHCYDTSYEHIVKSVEKSLKNLNTDYLDLVLIHRPDMYMDADETARALTDLRKAGKVLEWGVSNFLPSDFNLLQSRLDFKLVTNQIELSPLKTQHFYDGTINLMQEKRVPIMVWSPLAGGEIFISGDENAVELRKVLERLSKKYNCKSDTIIYAWHLSHPANLIPICGSGKIERLESAVKACNIKLTREEWFEILVNGMGNDIP
- a CDS encoding uracil-xanthine permease family protein gives rise to the protein MKKNRSPYHLDGVPELKTALPLGLQHILAMFVSNITPIIIVAGVLGISSEQKTLLIQASMFVAGLNTLIQAYTLGPIGAKLPIVVGTSFAFVPVAISIGTRYGFEGVLGAALIGGIFEGLLGLIIKRVRKFFPPIVTGVVVLSIGLSLLPVGIKSFAGGVGAPDFGSIENLLIGTVVLITVVFFKQFTKGILSTGSIFIGTIVGFIVALIFGKVNLQPLIQADYLTVPRPLMFGFAFHFDAILAMILMFIVSAVETVGDMSGVTMGGAGRETTDKELSGGILADGLGSALAAVFSVLPTTSFSQNTGIIAMTGIMSRFVVATGAMFLVVGAFIPKIGALFTIIPASVIGGSLVMVFAMISISGINLITKEPLKGRNSVILAVSLGLGYGLGNVPEALTVFPESIKLIFGGSGIVVSGTIAVFLNIILPPENETVEEKVTEEAKLAKKVA
- the yqeC gene encoding selenium cofactor biosynthesis protein YqeC, whose product is MSELFNITKGDIISITGAGGKTSLMFYLANQLKKRGTVLIATTTKIFKPETTENNSFIFIYPEEIDFISPQDNFIHIFCPKIENDKIDSASFEELNKFKNRFDFILIEADGSANKALKGWKNNEPVIYPASTKTIAIIDITALHKEKNENTIHRFDLFQKQYFNSNKTIEKNDYIGYINSNTFFKGTSNEKILFFNKIESIDLFEEFFNIVNKVNITSKIYFGSIFKNEFFSFKNITPIVLAAGFSKRFLGDKLNFKLINGKTILEQTLLNISQINFKEKILIGKNSFHDELSHNYGYTYIINPNPELGQSYSVILGTLNSSLSGYLFIPGDMPFLTKSTLLKLIYEFQKYNQIIVPFIDGNKKAPVLFPKRYRNELIKLKGDSGGREILKKENFIKCNFKNSLEFFDIDTQNDLKKLEMLEEQI
- a CDS encoding FAD binding domain-containing protein, producing MFSFSKFFLASSLEEAYSELLKNKKNIILGGTSYLRMGNTSWNTAIDLSNLNLNYILEKEDFISIGAMTNFRSLETNSLLKDYFGEIFNTALKDIIGVQFRTNVTVGATVFSKYGFSDLIPVLLALGSKVKLFNGGILTLESFLNESDIRRDILVEILIPKKVYKTSFQCVRKSKTDYSIINLAICKSDNSVTISVGSRPGKAILARKTMDIFNHSENIENEIINAMKYIGNEIPLDSNMRGSKSYRELLLAALLRKGIQEVLN
- a CDS encoding xanthine phosphoribosyltransferase → MKLLKEYIEKYGSVTDSSILKVDSFINHQIDPVLMIEIGEELKKRFEGKNINKILTIEASGIAIGIAAAYAFKVPMVFAKKKKPSTMGDAYNANVHSFTKKTDYNITVSKEFLSSEDRILVVDDFLAMGNAIIGLKNIIDQAGASLEGVGIVIEKGFQPGGTILKEQGIHLESLAIIESLEDNIITLR
- a CDS encoding (2Fe-2S)-binding protein, with the protein product MLLTTTINGRKKEILIKDDDYLLDVLRKEGYLSVKRGCDTGACGLCTVLLNGSPILSCSTLAARAQGKQISTIEHFPVEAKKFASFMTSEGAEQCGFCSPGFTLTVIAMIKELQDPTDEEIMHYLNGNLCRCSGYVSQLRAIRNFMEEIKNENC
- the ebgR gene encoding transcriptional regulator EbgR, whose amino-acid sequence is MATLKEISNLTGLSSATVSRILNNDSTLSVKDETKRKVLEVAEKIGYKISSKINLQEQINFLALFNYSEELEFNDPYYLSIRFAIEEECKILDINLDKIYNSNIGSVEKKYDGVLCIGQFNDIQIKKIQKISSNIIFIDSCNNREFDCITADLKEISECIVDFFIQCNYKKIGYIGGRDFENVLDEREEAFIKYSLLKKVVDEDNFYVGDFSSSSGYNLAKTMIDNNNLPDALFIANDSIAIGVLKALNENKIEIPNKIAIISINDIPASSFTYPALSTIKIHSDLMGKEAVRILKDKIESNRTMPLKITVPFSLILRETTKNTL
- the mnmH gene encoding tRNA 2-selenouridine(34) synthase MnmH: MILVKYEDLLKEKNYTLIDVRTPKEFKEEPIPGAINIPLLLDEERVDVGTAYKQVSPEKAKELGVEAIAKRLPDIFREVQKHAKGRLAFYCARGGMRSGSMSALFEALGYTTWKLEGGYRAYRQYILENIKTYNKDVKYIILHGKTGIGKTKILQQLENKGYSVLDLEKIANHKGSFFGGVCEKEEQSQKKFDSLIFDYFYKNKPQYVIAESESKRIGNVYVPEDVFQSLGNGVHLSLETTIKNRVEVIREDYAGATIDELQKCLDKVGRYIGKEKYEEYSQMLKDNKIDELSEVLMLDYYDPLYQKSIEKYTYDSEIFYETIDEGVEKVVRYLNEKGIFGKEVTE
- a CDS encoding xanthine dehydrogenase family protein molybdopterin-binding subunit — encoded protein: MKIVNTSVKKVDGIGVVTGNPAYTEDLILNNNVLTIKLLRSPHPFAKIKAIDVSIALKVPGVEAIFTHNDTPKTRFTLAGQSFPEPSPYDRRILDEYVRYVGDPVAIIAAEDERAADKAMKLIKVQYEVLEPILDFEKSIDSHIIIHPEEVHTNFEIGYERERNIASKAYAEKPGVDEGFQNSDIILERTYYTQPQMHAMMETYRSYSYFDVNGRLTTVSSTQIPFHVRRHLARALEMPSSKIRVIKPRIGGGFGGKQTAVCEIYSAFVTLKTGKPSKIVYNRKETHTCTTTRHGMKLDVKIGADTNGNIKAIDINVLSNAGAYGEHAPTVTSLVSYKTFPLYDTVPMRFNANIVYSNTMNAGAFRGYGATQGTFAVESIINELAHHLKLDPTEVRMKNLVEPGEGKYITSGDIKKCIEIGKEKFNWAEKSIPREVAPNKIRAAGMAVTMQGSGIGGIDTAAATIKLGDRGDFNLMVGVTDMGQGCDTVLTQMAAEVLEVPMDRISIHSADTDLSPYDPGAYASSGTYVTGNAVIIAANNMKEEILKGASKMFNVEIGDIDYLGTELKIADKIISLEEFAQRSISFEGMNQITTTGTWGGETSPPPFIAGFAEVEVDTLTGEVEVTDYLSVVDCGTPINPNLVQVQVEGGAAQGIGLALFEDIKYDKKGRVMTDSLMQYKIPSRLDCKNIRVEFSNSYEKTGPFGAKSVGEVVVNTPAPAIVDAVYNATKVRVRNLPVTSEKVLMGILDI